TAGAGGGCTTTGGAGCATCTCGAAGCAATTCAGTCGACTGAACGCCGAAGACCATGACCGCGCCGACAATTCTCCGAAACTGAGCGCTACGCGACTACACTGGCGGGACGGCCGATCGCATCGGTTCGCCAGTGATGTGTCCATTCATGGTCGCGCTCGCCGGCATGAGGCGCCGAGCAGACCAAGGCTCTGGCCGACAATCACTCTTCCATTGTCGCCGTCGACCGCGGATGCGCGCAGGTCCGCGGAGCCCGCCTATCGTCGACTCCGCCGTCGATCGTTCACGACGCGGAGTCGGGCGTTCCGCCCAATGCCCTGAACACGCGGACAGCGGCCCTCGCCGTGTCGGCGCGACTGCGAGCGAGCGCGCTCCTGGCGACCAACAATTGCCGATTGGCGTCGAGCGCGTCGGTGAGCGGTATTCCGCCGGCGCGGTAGGCGCTTTGCGCGAGAGCAAGAGCTCGCTTCACAGCCGAAATCTCCGCCTCCAGCTCTTTCGTTTGCGCCTTGGCCTGCATGAAGGCGGTGAACGCGTTCTCGACGTCTTCGGCCGCGCGCAAGATCGATTGCCGATATCTGGCGAGCGCCTCGGCGCGCGCGCCTTCGGCCTGCGCCACCTCGGAGTCGATCTTGCCGAAATCGAACAACCGCCAACGCAAGCCCGCGACCGCTTGGGGCTGGAATGTGGCGGATCGGAAGAGATGCGAGACATTCATGCTTTCGAAGCCGAGCAGGCCGGAAATCGAAATTTTCGGATAGTAGCCGGAGATCGCTTCGCCGATGCGCGCATTGGACGATGCGAGTCGCCGTTCGGCGGCGATGACGTCCGGCCGACGGCGTAAGACGTCGATCGGCTTGTCGCCTCCGAAAATGCGAGAAACCGCTGGTATATTCGCAGGCGCTCTCAGCTCCGCCGCATAGGTTCCGGGTTGCGCGCCCATGAGGACGTCGAGGCGATTGAGTTGCGCCTCCAGATCGACGCGCAATGGCGGAAGAGCGCTGCGCGCCTGATAGAGAAGCGCTTCGGCTTGCGCCGTTTCCCGCGCCGATGCGAGGCCGAGGGCGGAACGTCGGCGAACGAGGTCGAGCAGATGCGCGTCGGTTGCGATCTGCCCTTCCGTCGCAGCGATTCGCGCTTGATCTCCACGTATCTGAAAATAGGCGTCGGCGGCGTCGGCAGCCACCGAAATGCGCGTCCCGAGACGAGCCGCCTCTGCGGCTTCGGCCTCGGCGCTCGCCGCCTCGGCGCCGCGACGCAAGCCGCCGAAAACGTCGATTTCCCAGCTCGAGCTGATTCCGAGGTCGAACAAAGCCTGGTTTGGATCATAGCCGGGCAGGTTTCTTCCGATTGCGCCGACCGGACTTTCGAGCGACTGGCGGATTTTCACCGCCTGCGCGGTCGCATCCGTGGTCGGCAAAAGCTTGGCGCCGGCTTCCCGCGCGGCGGCGCGGGCCTGCTCGACGCGTGCGAGCGACGCAGCCAGATCGAGATTTTGGTCCAGGGCGCGCCGAATGATGCGTGTCAGCGTCGGATCGTCAAATCCTGTCCACCATCGATCCAGTGGCGGGGAATCGTCTCGGCGCGCCTGAAGGGGGCCGACGCTGTGAAAATCCGCGAGCGATATCGCCGGGGCCACATAATCGGGACCGACCGCGCACCCCGACACGCTCGCCCCGAATAGTGTCGCCGCCAGAGCGAGCGCCTTGTGATCTCGCGCGAGCCGAGACTTCGGAGTGGAGGCGAATTTCATCGGCTGGGCCTCTTCTTTCGGGCGAGGAGCGACACTGCGCTGCCGCGCGCGTGACCAACGCCCGCTTCGCTCCAGCTCAGCGGCCGAGAAATAGGTTATGAGTGACGATATTGTCAACTCGTAACTCAGCGCGTAAGATTTGGGAAGTTCGTGAACGGGCGTCCTGTCGACCTTCGTGCGGCCTCGCTCGATGCGTGATCGCGCCGCTCGGTCGAAGGTCGACGGGACCCGCCATGCAGGAGGCCAGAATGGACGCTGATCGCCCGCTTGCTCATCCCGGCGCGAGCCGCGTTGGATTTGAGCGCACGATTTTGGCATATGGTGGCTCCATGACTGAAAAGAGCCACAAGAACCGTTCTTCCGATTCACCTCCGGGGCGCCGCGGGCCGGCGGAACATGAGCGGCGCGACCAGATCGTGAGCGCGGCGAGCGAGCATTTCCGCCGTTACGGCTACAACAAGACGACGGTGGCGGACCTCGCCAGAGCGATCGGCTTGTCGACCGCATATATCTACAAATTTTTCGACTCGAAGCAGGCGATCGGCGAAGCCGCTTGCGCCGAGTCTCTGGGCGGGATCATCGCCGCTTTGAAGAAAATCGTCGGTCAGAAGAAGTCCGCCGCAGAAAGGCTTCGCGCTATGTACCAGTGCCTCACGCGCGAAAGCGCGGCGCTTTTCTTCAATGAGCGAAAGCTCCACGAAATCGTGATCACGGCGTGCTCGGAAGCGTGGCGGCCGATCTCGGACTACGAGGACGCAATGCTGGGGCTCATCCGCGAGCTCGTCGCGGAAGGACGCGAGAAGGGCGAGTTCGAGCGCAAGACGCCCATCGAGGAAACATGTCGCGCCATCCTCCAGACGATGGAGCTATGCTGGAATCCGCGCCTTCTGGAGCGGCACTTCGATGACATCGAGGAGCGCGCGGCCGCTATGGCGAATCTGGTGTTGCGGAGCCTTGCCCCTTAGCTCGCGGTTTGTGACGAGTGACGAATTGACAATATCGTCACTTGTTTCTAATTTGGGTTTCGAGCTTGGCTTGGGACCCCGAACATGCCCGGATTGGAAAAATCGACTGTTGCTGCGGCCGCTGTTTTCGCCGCCGCGTTGAGCCTCGCAGCCTGCGGCAAGTCTGAACAAGACCCGAGAACCAAGCAGCAGCTCGTCCGAGTCGCGACCGTAGAGCGGGCCGGCGCGCCAGAGCGGGCCTTCACAGGCGTTGTCGCCGCGCGCGTGCAGAGCAATCTCGGCTTCCGAGTCGGAGGCAAGGTCATCGAGCGTCTGATCGACACGGGCCAGAAAGTGCGAGCTCGCCAGCCTGTCATGCGTATCGACTCTATCGATTATCAGCATGCGATCACCGTTCGAGCCGGCGATGTCACCGCTGCGAAGGCCCGCTACGCTCAGGCGGCGGCCGACGAAGCGCGCTATCGCAAGTTGGTCGGTTCGGGCGCCGTGTCCAAATCGGCGTATGATCAGGCAAAAGCCACGGCGGACGCGACGCGGGCGCAATTGGACGCGGCCGAAGCGCAGTTGAAGGTCGCGAAGGACGAGCTCGAATATTCCGCTCTTCTCGCGGACGCCGACGGCGTCGTGGTCGAGACGCTCGCCGAACCGGGCCAAGTCGTTTCCGCAGGCCAAATCGTCGTGAAGCTCGCGCATTCGGGGCCGCGCGAAGCGGCCGTCAATCTGCCCGAAACTCTTCGGCCGTCGATCGGATCGACGGCGCGGGCCACTGTATACGGGAGCCAGGCCGGCGCGGTCGCGCATCTCAGACAGCTCTCGGACGCCGCTGATCCGCAGACCCGGACCTTCGAAGCGCGCTACGTGCTGGAAGGAGCGGCGCAGCAAGCGCCGCTCGGCGCGACGGTCACAGTCTACCTCGCCAAGGACGATGCGGCTTCGGCGACCTCGGCGCCGCTCGGAGCGATCTTCGACAAGGGCGACGGGCCCGGCGTTTGGATCGTGAATGGCGACACGGTTTCGTTCCGTCCGGTCCGGATCGCCCGCCTCGGCGCGGAAAGAGCAATTCTCGAGAAGGGAGTCGTCGCCGGCGAGCGGGTCGTGGCGCTCGGCGCTCATCTTCTGCACGAAGGCGAGCGCGTTCGTATCGATGGCGCGCACGTCGAGGCTGGACAGGCTAGGAACGAGAAGGCGGCGAAATGAGCGGCTTCAATCTCTCCGCCCTGGCG
This genomic window from Methylosinus sp. H3A contains:
- a CDS encoding efflux transporter outer membrane subunit — translated: MKFASTPKSRLARDHKALALAATLFGASVSGCAVGPDYVAPAISLADFHSVGPLQARRDDSPPLDRWWTGFDDPTLTRIIRRALDQNLDLAASLARVEQARAAAREAGAKLLPTTDATAQAVKIRQSLESPVGAIGRNLPGYDPNQALFDLGISSSWEIDVFGGLRRGAEAASAEAEAAEAARLGTRISVAADAADAYFQIRGDQARIAATEGQIATDAHLLDLVRRRSALGLASARETAQAEALLYQARSALPPLRVDLEAQLNRLDVLMGAQPGTYAAELRAPANIPAVSRIFGGDKPIDVLRRRPDVIAAERRLASSNARIGEAISGYYPKISISGLLGFESMNVSHLFRSATFQPQAVAGLRWRLFDFGKIDSEVAQAEGARAEALARYRQSILRAAEDVENAFTAFMQAKAQTKELEAEISAVKRALALAQSAYRAGGIPLTDALDANRQLLVARSALARSRADTARAAVRVFRALGGTPDSAS
- a CDS encoding TetR/AcrR family transcriptional regulator, which gives rise to MTEKSHKNRSSDSPPGRRGPAEHERRDQIVSAASEHFRRYGYNKTTVADLARAIGLSTAYIYKFFDSKQAIGEAACAESLGGIIAALKKIVGQKKSAAERLRAMYQCLTRESAALFFNERKLHEIVITACSEAWRPISDYEDAMLGLIRELVAEGREKGEFERKTPIEETCRAILQTMELCWNPRLLERHFDDIEERAAAMANLVLRSLAP
- a CDS encoding efflux RND transporter periplasmic adaptor subunit gives rise to the protein MPGLEKSTVAAAAVFAAALSLAACGKSEQDPRTKQQLVRVATVERAGAPERAFTGVVAARVQSNLGFRVGGKVIERLIDTGQKVRARQPVMRIDSIDYQHAITVRAGDVTAAKARYAQAAADEARYRKLVGSGAVSKSAYDQAKATADATRAQLDAAEAQLKVAKDELEYSALLADADGVVVETLAEPGQVVSAGQIVVKLAHSGPREAAVNLPETLRPSIGSTARATVYGSQAGAVAHLRQLSDAADPQTRTFEARYVLEGAAQQAPLGATVTVYLAKDDAASATSAPLGAIFDKGDGPGVWIVNGDTVSFRPVRIARLGAERAILEKGVVAGERVVALGAHLLHEGERVRIDGAHVEAGQARNEKAAK